From the Porphyrobacter sp. CACIAM 03H1 genome, the window GTCATAATCCTTGGGCGAGGACACAAGGCCCCCGCCGCCGGTGGGCACCTCGGGCGGATCGAGGTAGATCGAGTTCGCCGCCGGATCGAGCGGGAAGGCATTGCTGCCGAGTATGCCGTAATTGTCGGTAAGGCGGTGCACCTCGCTCGCGGGGACTTGCATCCAGGTGCTGGTCATGCCGCAAGGGTCGAAGATGCGCTTCTTGAGGAAGGCCTCGAAATCCATCCCGCTCGCCACCTCGATCACCCGGCCGAGCAGGTCGATCGAGCAGCTGTAGTTCCACTTCGTCGCCGGCTGGTACATCAGCGGCAGTTCGGCGAGGCGGTCGGCCCATTCTGCGAGATTGGGCGCGGGGGTCACGGGCGGGAAGCCCGGGATCGGCATCCGGCTCACCCGTCCGCCGACAAGGCCGGCAGCGCTGTAGGCATCGACCAGCGGCGATTTCGGGTTGATCTGGTAGGCCAGCCCGGCGGTGTGGGTGAGCAGCTGGCGGATGGTGATCGGACGGATCGCCGGCTCGGTGTCCATCAGGTCGGCGTCGGGGCGCACCAGCACCTGCATGTTGCGGAAGGCGGGCAGGATCTCGTGCAGCGGCTGGTCGAGGCCGAGCTTGCCCTCGTCGATCAGGATCATGGTCGCCATGCCGGTGATCGGCTTGGACATCGAATATATGCGGTAGAGCGAATTCTCGTCGACCGGGGCGGGCTTCGCCAGCGAGAGCGTGCCGCCGCCGACGGTGTGGGCGTGGTCTTCCTGCCCCCAGCCGAAGGTCAGGAACAGGTTGGCGAGCTTGCGGGTGCCGACATACTTGTTTGCCATCGCCGCGACCGCGGGCCAGTCCTCGGCAACGTCATGCGCCAGCAGCGCGCGGCCGAAGGGCAGCCCGGAAAGCGCGCCGCCTGCGGCCAGCAGCGCACCGCTGCGGAACAGGGCGCGGCGCGAGATCACGGGAGAGGCGAAGGCGTAGGTCGACATGGGGGTCGGCATGTGGGGAGAATCTCCGGCTTGGTGCGTCGCGGCCATGTCTGCGGCAGGGCGCGGCGCGGGTCAATCGGGGGCACAGGGGGTGCTTGCAATCGCGGGGCGTATTAGCCATATAAGACACATGCTCAACGTCCTCGCCTATCTCGTCGGGCTTGTCAGCCTCGTGATCGTGATCCCCGCGCAGATCCCCCTGCTCGGCTGGGCCAACTGGCTCGCGCTGCCGCTGATCGTGGTCGGGATCATCATCGGTGCCTTGTCCTCGAAGGACGGCGGGCGCAATTTCTGCCTGATCGTGCTGCTGATCGCGGGCGTCAGGCTGACGCTGGGCGGCGGGATCCTCTAGTCCGCCGCCAGCGCGATCTGCGCTGCTTTCGCAAAGAGCGTCGCGAGGCCCGCCTCGCCGATCCTTTCGACCGGCCACCAGCCGCCCTCGCCCGCCGGTTCCTGCGCGGTTTCGAGCGTCAGCACCTCCAGCGTCAGGCTGGCATGGGTGAAGCCGTGCCGCACCGCGCCGAGGCTGCGCCATTCACCCGCAAGCGGCGGCGTGCCGGATCCATCCATGCGCGCGCTCCAGCCGTCGTCGGGCAGGGCGCGCATCCCGCCGAGCATCCCCTCTGGCGGACGGGTGACGAGCCACACATCGGCGCCCCGGTTGCGGGTGATCCAGTAGGCGGTGCCCCGCCGCTCCGGCACCGCCTTCTTCGCCGGCTTGACCGGCAGGCGTTCCGGCTCGCCTGCGCGGCGACCCTCGCAGGCTTCGGCGAGCGGGCAGAGGAGGCAGCGCGGGGACTTGCTGGTGCAGATATGCGAGCCGAGGTCCATCAGGGCTTGCGCGAAGTCCCCCGCGCGCCGCTCGGGCGTGATCCTGTCCGCCGCGGCGCGGATCGCCTTGCGTCCGCCCGGCAGGGGTTCGTCGATCGCGAAGAGCCGCGCCGCCACCCGCTCGACATTGGCATCGACCACCACCGCCCGCTCGCCGAAAGCGATCGCGGCCACGGCGGCAGCGGTGTAGTCGCCAAGGCCGGGAAGCGCGCGCAGTTCGGCCTCGGTTCGGGGAAAGCCGCCCCGCTCCGCCACGGCACGCGCGCATTTCACCAGATTGCGGGCGCGCGAGTAGTACCCGAGCCCCGCCCATGCCGCCATGACGTCATGGTCCGAAGCGGCGGCGAGCGCATCGACCGTCGGCCAAGTGGCGGTGAACTTCGCGAAGTAGGGCTTCACCGCCGCCACCGTGGTCTGCTGGAGCATCACCTCCGACAGCCATACGCGATAGGGCCATGCGGGGTCATCGGGCAGCGCGCTCCCCGGCGGCAGGCGCCACGGCAGGTCGCGGGCGTTCCCGTCGTACCACGACAGCAGTTGGTCGGAGATGCTGGCAGTCACGCGCCGCCTATGGCATGGCGGGCGCAGACATGGGAAGCGACAAGAAAAGCACCGGCAAGGCCGCTCCGAAGCCCTATGCCCGCCCACGCGGACAGGGCGCGCGCGCGATCGGCGACCTGATGCCGGAAATCGGCCGCACCGCCTTCCGCCGCTTCGGCTTCGTGCAGTCCTCGGTCGTCACCCGCTGGCCCGAGATCGTCGGCCCCGCTCATGCCCGCGTGTGCAGCCCGGAGGCGATCCGCTTTCCCCCGGGCGAGAAGGCCGAGGGCATCCTCGAGCTGGTTGTGGTGCCGGCCCATGCGCCGCTCATCACGCAGGTCATCCCCGAGATCATCGAGCGGGTGAACCGCTTCTTCGGCTACCGCGCGGTCGCCCGGGTCAAGCTGAGGCAGGGCGCCGTCACCCCGCCCGCTGACGGCAGGCCGGTGCGCCCACCGCCCTCCCTGAAGCCGATCCCGCTGGAACTGGGCGACAGCTTGCGCGATATCGGCGATCCGGAACTGCGCACCGTGCTCGAATCGCTCGCCCGCAGCCTCTCGAACAGCGAAGCCGACACCCCTCAGGACGACCAGACG encodes:
- a CDS encoding serine hydrolase domain-containing protein; the protein is MPTPMSTYAFASPVISRRALFRSGALLAAGGALSGLPFGRALLAHDVAEDWPAVAAMANKYVGTRKLANLFLTFGWGQEDHAHTVGGGTLSLAKPAPVDENSLYRIYSMSKPITGMATMILIDEGKLGLDQPLHEILPAFRNMQVLVRPDADLMDTEPAIRPITIRQLLTHTAGLAYQINPKSPLVDAYSAAGLVGGRVSRMPIPGFPPVTPAPNLAEWADRLAELPLMYQPATKWNYSCSIDLLGRVIEVASGMDFEAFLKKRIFDPCGMTSTWMQVPASEVHRLTDNYGILGSNAFPLDPAANSIYLDPPEVPTGGGGLVSSPKDYDRFLRMLLGYGRLDGKFVMSEEAVRVGTSNLIPATVDLTGSWMEGEGHGAGGRSSGTTFGWGGAAGTLAAVDFELGLRSALWTQYMPSEAYPIRDEFLAAMESDLAAMRAKKKAA
- a CDS encoding A/G-specific adenine glycosylase, with product MTASISDQLLSWYDGNARDLPWRLPPGSALPDDPAWPYRVWLSEVMLQQTTVAAVKPYFAKFTATWPTVDALAAASDHDVMAAWAGLGYYSRARNLVKCARAVAERGGFPRTEAELRALPGLGDYTAAAVAAIAFGERAVVVDANVERVAARLFAIDEPLPGGRKAIRAAADRITPERRAGDFAQALMDLGSHICTSKSPRCLLCPLAEACEGRRAGEPERLPVKPAKKAVPERRGTAYWITRNRGADVWLVTRPPEGMLGGMRALPDDGWSARMDGSGTPPLAGEWRSLGAVRHGFTHASLTLEVLTLETAQEPAGEGGWWPVERIGEAGLATLFAKAAQIALAAD
- a CDS encoding DUF721 domain-containing protein, encoding MAGADMGSDKKSTGKAAPKPYARPRGQGARAIGDLMPEIGRTAFRRFGFVQSSVVTRWPEIVGPAHARVCSPEAIRFPPGEKAEGILELVVVPAHAPLITQVIPEIIERVNRFFGYRAVARVKLRQGAVTPPADGRPVRPPPSLKPIPLELGDSLRDIGDPELRTVLESLARSLSNSEADTPQDDQT